From the Lancefieldella sp. Marseille-Q7238 genome, one window contains:
- a CDS encoding epoxyqueuosine reductase QueH, translating to MTAHGALKSTCELSALKAATPLLLHACCGPCSLEPLKLLRQEGFEPTICWTNPNIQPLEEHARRLETLMTWAREVAHVEVIIAGDPRERWESAAAPAAFDREKRCRSCYAIRLAESCRVARERGFTFVSTTLAVSPYQLFDVCRDELLAIARAQGLTPVWRDFRPYYAEATNESRELGMYRQNYCGCRFSAAEAALERQEARDARKAAKRHAY from the coding sequence ATGACAGCACATGGTGCGCTCAAAAGTACCTGCGAGCTTAGCGCTCTGAAAGCGGCCACGCCGCTATTGCTGCATGCGTGCTGTGGACCTTGTTCGCTGGAACCGCTGAAACTCCTTCGGCAAGAAGGTTTCGAGCCGACCATTTGCTGGACAAATCCAAACATACAGCCGCTTGAAGAGCACGCGCGGCGCCTTGAGACCCTTATGACGTGGGCACGAGAAGTTGCTCACGTGGAAGTTATCATCGCGGGAGACCCCCGTGAAAGGTGGGAGAGCGCGGCGGCGCCGGCGGCGTTTGATCGCGAGAAACGCTGTCGCTCCTGTTATGCCATTCGACTGGCGGAGAGCTGCCGCGTGGCGCGCGAGCGCGGGTTCACCTTTGTTTCGACAACGTTGGCCGTTTCTCCGTACCAGCTCTTTGACGTGTGCAGAGACGAACTTCTCGCCATTGCCCGTGCGCAAGGATTGACACCGGTATGGCGCGATTTTCGGCCGTATTATGCCGAAGCAACAAACGAGTCCCGCGAACTGGGGATGTACAGACAAAATTACTGCGGTTGCCGGTTTTCCGCCGCTGAAGCCGCACTTGAGCGCCAGGAGGCGCGTGATGCAAGAAAGGCCGCTAAAAGGCATGCGTACTGA